The stretch of DNA TGTTGAATAATGTTATAGTAGGCGCCTTACTCAGAACTAACGACATAAGGGAGGCTAGGGAGAGGGCTATGGAGGCTATAGATATGGTAGGGCTTGCGGGGAAGGAGGATATACTGGCGAAGGATCTAAACTTGATTGAGAAGAAGAGGCTTGAGCTAGCCAGAGCATTAGCTACACAGCCGGAGCTGCTACTCTTAGACGAAATAGCCGCTGGCCTCAGGCCAAGGGAGGTTGACGACCTTGTATACACCTTACTGGAGATATCTAAGAGGGGTATAACCATTATCATGGTGGAGCATGTCATGAGGGCTGTCATGAACTTCGCCGAGAGAGTCATAGTTCTCCATTTCGGGGAGAAGATAGCTGAGGGAACGCCCAGGGAGGTCGCCAGCAACAAGCTTGTAATAGAGGCTTACATGGGCACTGGTGGTTAGTGATGGCTGAGCCCCTCCTAGAGGTTAAATCCATAGACGTATACTATGGCGAGTTCCAGGCACTCTTCGGCGTTAGCCTTAGGGTTTATAAGGGGGAAATAGTGGCTTTACTGGGGGGTAATGGCGCTGGGAAGACCACCACCCTCCTCACGATATCAGGCCTCCTAAAGCCCAGAAACGGCTCTATAATATGGCAGGGTAGGGATATAACGGGGCTACCAGCATTCAAGAGGGTTGAGGAGGGCATATCCCATGTACCCGAGGGCAGGGGCATATTCCCCAGACTGACAGTCTATGAGAACCTAAGAGTAGCGGCGTCAACCAGAAGGGCTAAAGAGCACTTCCAGGATTCCCTAGAACAGGTCTACACCATATTCCCTATACTAAAGGCTAGGCGCAGCCAGCTGGCAGGCACCCTGAGTGGGGGAGAGCAGCAGATGCTTGCAATAGCCAGGGCACTTATCCAGAGGCCTATTCTCCTAATGATGGACGAGCCCAGCCTAGGGCTGGCACCCAAGCTAGCTAGGGATGTTATATACCTTGCATCTAGGCTGAGGGAGGAGCTGGGGGTGACGATACTGCTTGTGGAGCAGAACGTCGGCTTATCACTTAAGGTGGCCGATAGGGGGTATGTAATGGAGACTGGCAG from Aeropyrum pernix K1 encodes:
- a CDS encoding ABC transporter ATP-binding protein, coding for MTIILDVRDVYKRFGGIEALKGVSFSVRRGERVGLIGPNGAGKTTLFNIISGIYMPDRGRVIYKGVDITGWPAYRRSRAGIARTFQIVRPLANLTVLNNVIVGALLRTNDIREARERAMEAIDMVGLAGKEDILAKDLNLIEKKRLELARALATQPELLLLDEIAAGLRPREVDDLVYTLLEISKRGITIIMVEHVMRAVMNFAERVIVLHFGEKIAEGTPREVASNKLVIEAYMGTGG
- a CDS encoding ABC transporter ATP-binding protein, whose translation is MAEPLLEVKSIDVYYGEFQALFGVSLRVYKGEIVALLGGNGAGKTTTLLTISGLLKPRNGSIIWQGRDITGLPAFKRVEEGISHVPEGRGIFPRLTVYENLRVAASTRRAKEHFQDSLEQVYTIFPILKARRSQLAGTLSGGEQQMLAIARALIQRPILLMMDEPSLGLAPKLARDVIYLASRLREELGVTILLVEQNVGLSLKVADRGYVMETGRIVLEGASDELALDPRIKAAYLGL